In Candidatus Polarisedimenticolia bacterium, a genomic segment contains:
- a CDS encoding efflux transporter outer membrane subunit: MSRSSRQSAARLSTASGRVVGFAGALGGALAGVLAVGALLTGCAAGPEYKRPPVIVPEQIRGLALPTDAGAAEPGAVPSEVASLADEAWWQIFQDPALKALIDEALRNGFDVRLAAARVEEARANAGIARSEFLPAIQADGGWSRSRRSGSVSPVTQTINLYDVNLGLSWEIDLWGRLRRLNEAALARYLATEDARRGVLLSLASEVATSYFRLRELDFQLEIARRTATAFKETHALFSRRLEAGTASALETSSAEASLATTSASIPDLERQIVAEENFLGLLLGRNPGDIPRGAALNDQPLPEQVPAGLPSDLLKRRPDIRQSEQQLVAANADVGVTVADFFPTISLTGAFGGVAPQVSDLFGEGRTWSVGGGLLSPLFQGRRLKNQHRAAVARWEQAKVEYERSVTNAFVEVSSALVAYQKLADTETEQARAVAAYREAVRLSNSRYLAGLSDYLEVLQAQQQLFPAENSLARTRFDRLATLVELYKSLGGGWQLDDKDWAHTETRAASTR, translated from the coding sequence ATGAGCCGGTCTAGTCGGCAGTCCGCCGCCAGGCTGTCCACCGCCTCAGGTCGCGTGGTCGGCTTCGCCGGGGCGCTTGGCGGGGCGCTCGCCGGCGTGCTCGCCGTCGGCGCGCTTCTCACCGGCTGCGCCGCAGGCCCCGAGTACAAGCGGCCGCCCGTCATCGTCCCGGAGCAGATCCGCGGGCTGGCCCTCCCCACCGACGCCGGCGCGGCGGAGCCTGGGGCTGTCCCGTCGGAGGTCGCCTCCCTCGCCGACGAGGCGTGGTGGCAAATCTTCCAGGACCCGGCCCTGAAAGCCCTGATCGACGAAGCGCTCCGGAACGGCTTCGATGTCCGCCTCGCCGCCGCGCGCGTCGAAGAGGCGCGGGCGAATGCCGGCATCGCACGATCTGAATTCCTTCCAGCGATCCAGGCCGACGGCGGCTGGTCGCGCAGCCGTCGGTCCGGATCCGTCTCCCCGGTCACCCAGACGATCAATCTCTACGACGTCAATCTCGGCCTGTCCTGGGAGATCGACCTCTGGGGCCGCTTGCGGCGGCTGAACGAGGCGGCCCTCGCGCGCTACCTGGCGACCGAAGACGCCCGCCGCGGTGTCCTGCTGTCGCTCGCCTCCGAGGTGGCCACGAGCTACTTCCGTCTGCGTGAGCTCGACTTCCAGCTTGAGATCGCCCGGCGGACCGCGACGGCGTTCAAGGAGACTCATGCCCTGTTCAGCCGGCGGCTCGAGGCGGGAACCGCCTCGGCCCTGGAGACCTCGAGCGCCGAGGCCTCGTTGGCAACGACGAGCGCGAGCATCCCCGACCTGGAGCGCCAGATCGTCGCGGAAGAGAATTTCCTCGGCCTCCTGCTCGGGAGAAACCCGGGGGACATTCCCCGCGGCGCCGCCCTCAACGACCAGCCGCTGCCGGAGCAGGTCCCGGCGGGGCTGCCGTCGGACCTCCTGAAGCGCCGCCCCGACATCCGCCAGTCGGAGCAGCAGCTCGTCGCCGCCAATGCCGACGTCGGCGTGACCGTCGCCGACTTCTTCCCGACAATCAGCCTGACCGGCGCCTTCGGAGGCGTGGCCCCCCAGGTGTCCGACCTCTTCGGAGAGGGGAGGACCTGGTCGGTGGGCGGCGGCCTGCTCAGCCCGCTCTTCCAGGGGCGCCGCCTCAAGAACCAGCACCGCGCCGCCGTCGCCCGATGGGAACAGGCGAAGGTGGAGTACGAGCGGAGCGTGACGAATGCCTTCGTCGAGGTCTCCAGCGCCCTCGTCGCGTATCAGAAGCTCGCCGACACCGAGACCGAGCAGGCCCGCGCCGTCGCCGCCTACCGCGAGGCGGTCCGCCTGTCGAACTCGCGCTACCTTGCCGGTCTTTCCGACTATCTCGAGGTCCTGCAGGCGCAGCAGCAACTCTTCCCCGCCGAGAACTCCCTCGCACGCACCCGCTTCGACCGGCTCGCGACGCTGGTCGAGCTGTACAAGTCCCTGGGCGGCGGCTGGCAGCTCGACGACAAGGATTGGGCGCACACCGAAACCCGCGCCGCCTCGACCCGGTAG